The nucleotide sequence TTTGCCTGAGGATGGAGTCCTTTTAATACCCGGTCACCGATAAAGATGGTAGGAACAGCTTTAATTTGCAGTTCTTCATTCGCTTGCTGCAAATACATTTCTCTTTCCATTTTAAATTCACGGGACTCTAATGCTTGTTGAAATATTTCACCATCAAGACCAACCTCTTCGGCAATTTCTCGAAGCACCCTAACCTCTCCAATATTTTTTCCTTCTTGATAGAAAGACTTGAAAACTTGATGAGAATATTCCTTTTCCTTACCATGCCTTTTTGCAAAAAGAAGACCTTCATGAGCAAAATGTGTATGCGGCTGAGGCGAGACATCTGGCAGGATCATTTGAACACCCATTTTTTTTGAAAGAGGCTGAACGGATTCCTGCCACGATCTTTGTAAATAGTCGCCTTCTGGTTTCAATGTTTCTTGCGGATATGGACGCAGTTCGTACGGCATCCATTCGATATCAACATCTTTATCTTTCGTTGCTTCAAGTAGTGGTGTTTCTGCTAAATAGCAATACGGACAAACAAAATCCGAGTAAACTTTTATTTTAATCGTCATTTTTATTCCCCTTACTTACGCCTCTATTTTATGAATAGCTGAATTGATTGAGACGCTAATTATCTTTCCCATATCGTCATAATTCAAGTGATATGTTTGCGGATTGTCCGATTTCATCATATCAGGAATCAAAACAGGGAGGTTATTTACGATGCCTAAGTTATCAGGATGCAGAATCCATTGAATGTCTTTCCAGTCTAAAAGCCCTTCATCCGTTCCGACTGGAGTTTGGTATATAAATTTATCAGGTAGATTGATCCAGAAAAAATGGAGATGCAGCTTCCCCCAAGTTCCCTCACAGATCACCTCTCCTTTATAATCTGCTTGTTTAGCTTCTATCCCTGTTTCTTCTGCAACTTCACGCAACACACTTTCCTCTATCGTTTCTTGGTTTTCAATCTTTCCTCCTACACCGTTCCACAAACCCATGAGAGGAGCTCTTATACGGTTCAAAAGCAGAAGTTGCTGGTTACGTTGTATAAAACATACTGTGTACTCTTGCATGAAAATTCCCCCATATATTTTTGTGATCAGCAAACAACCTCTGTTCACCTTTTCTATTACATGATATATTTAGAAAGGCTCTAAAGCCCTACATACCACATATAGATTATTCATTTTTATTTCTTACATAAGTAACGAATTGAAACGGAGGATATACCGTGATTTTAATGGCAGGTATGATCGGTACGGGTAAGTCCACATATGCTGAGTTTCTTAGTGATCAGCTTGGCAGCGAGATTTTTTACGAGAGCGTTGTTGACAACCCTATTTTACCCGATTATTACAAAAACCCGAAGCGATGGGCTTTTCCGCTTCAAATTTATTTCCTAAATACACGATTCAAAACCATTCGCCAAGCGAGAACGAGTCCAGATAATGTTCTGGATCGAAGTCTTTATGAAGACTTGATCTTTGCCGAACTTAACTTTGATTCTGGCAATATGACTCAGCTTGAATTTGACACTTACAAGGATCTACTGGAAACGATGATGAACGAGATCGACAAAACCCCAAAATCACGTCCTGATTTACTCATCTATTTGGACAGTGATTTTGACACGGTATTGAACCGCATCCGACAAAGAGGCCGTTCTTATGAACAAGTGGATGAGAATCCTGAATTACTGGCGTATTACAAAACCCTTCACGCTAAATATAAAGATTGGATTTCCGCTTACGACAAAACAGCGGTATTGAGAATCGAAAGTGATCAATACAATATTTTTGATGAAACAGATCAAGAACGAATTTTAACGCTCGTGAAAAAAGAACTTCACCGCCTTGATTCATTAAATGAACCTTCCGTCTTGATGCATGAAACCCGCTGATTTCACAAAAGCTAGAATAAACAAGATGTAAGGAGTGAAAACGTTTGTTTACACTAATCCTAATATTGTCTGTTCTAATTTTGGCTGGTGGACTTTGGTGGACGATTCAACTTGGAAGAAAGCAAAAAACGTATACACAAGATAAAGTAAATGCTGCAGTTACGAGACATACAGCAGTTCTTAACCCTATATTTTTGACGTATATCGGCTTTACAGCAGTCGTAATTATCATCATCTACATCGCATTTTTCGTTTATTAAAAGTAAAGGCCAAGAGATTACTCAGTCTCTGGCCTTTTTACTTGATCCCAATTACTCATGGTCTCTATGAAATTCCGCGTTTCTTCCTGCCCTAAATCATGTATTAGCTGATAAACTTCTCTTAACTTCACATCATACCGGTCGTTATCGCGATCATTGGAATAGGGTACAT is from Fictibacillus sp. b24 and encodes:
- a CDS encoding DsbA family oxidoreductase, which translates into the protein MTIKIKVYSDFVCPYCYLAETPLLEATKDKDVDIEWMPYELRPYPQETLKPEGDYLQRSWQESVQPLSKKMGVQMILPDVSPQPHTHFAHEGLLFAKRHGKEKEYSHQVFKSFYQEGKNIGEVRVLREIAEEVGLDGEIFQQALESREFKMEREMYLQQANEELQIKAVPTIFIGDRVLKGLHPQANIERALRGAIRDAKFEFCEGDECE
- a CDS encoding NUDIX hydrolase — translated: MQEYTVCFIQRNQQLLLLNRIRAPLMGLWNGVGGKIENQETIEESVLREVAEETGIEAKQADYKGEVICEGTWGKLHLHFFWINLPDKFIYQTPVGTDEGLLDWKDIQWILHPDNLGIVNNLPVLIPDMMKSDNPQTYHLNYDDMGKIISVSINSAIHKIEA
- a CDS encoding deoxynucleoside kinase, with product MAGMIGTGKSTYAEFLSDQLGSEIFYESVVDNPILPDYYKNPKRWAFPLQIYFLNTRFKTIRQARTSPDNVLDRSLYEDLIFAELNFDSGNMTQLEFDTYKDLLETMMNEIDKTPKSRPDLLIYLDSDFDTVLNRIRQRGRSYEQVDENPELLAYYKTLHAKYKDWISAYDKTAVLRIESDQYNIFDETDQERILTLVKKELHRLDSLNEPSVLMHETR